TGAGTGAGATGCTGTCGGGTGAAATGGCCCCCATGGGCAAGGCGGATCGCTTACTTCAGGGGGCCATTTACATTTTATTCTGCTCGCCGTTTCTCCTGATGGGCGGCGGAATGTTCTTAACGGGTGTTTTCGCGCTGGGGCCGCGTAAAGACATGGCGGAACTCTGGATCTGTCTACCCGCGGGTCTCGCACTTTTATCTGTATTTGGGATAATACTCTATTACGCCATTTGGCGTGTGCCTTCGTTAACCGTTCTTCGATTCGTCTTCGATGGGGACGAATTCGTTGCCCAGACGCCGAGCAAACATCTCGTCATCCGGGCTAAAGAAGCAATCCGAGAAATCCTTGAGGAGCGCGGACAGCGCGGCAGAGTTCTAATCGGCTGGTGGTTAAAAATTGAAAAACATGGCTGGATCCATTTGGAACGATCTCTCCCGAATGGCGAAGCATTGATCGATCAATTGAATTGTTTGCTTGGGAAGTCCGTGTGATTTAGCCTGTGGAATTTGTAACTGGGAAGCCAGAAGAGAACTTCTACTCAGGTTTTTGCGTGGCCCAAATATTTCTCTTTTTTCTCTTCAGATACACCGATAGGATTCGAGCCAACGTTATTCTGGATTAGCTTGTTACAAAGAGAAAGAAGCCATGCATAAACCCGCCAAAAACACGATTTGTCTCTGGTACAACGGCGATGTGGAAGAGGCCGCGAAATTTTATGCCAAGACTTTTCCGGATTCAGCGGTAACGGCCGTGCATCGTGCACCGAGCGATTATCCGGCCGGGAAGAAGGGAGATGTTCTGACAGTCGAATTCACCGTCCTGGGTATTCCCTGTCTGGGCCTGAACGGCGGACCCGGCATCAATCATTCCGAGGCTTTCTCGTTCCAGATCTCCACGGAGAATCAGGAAGAAACAGATCGCTACTGGAATGCGATTGTCGGCAACGGTGGCCAGGAAAACGACTGTGGTTGGTGTAAAGACAAGTGGGGTCTCTGCTGGCAAATCACCCCGGCGGCATTGGTGCATGGCTACACGCATCCCGATGCTGCAGTTGCGAAGAGAGTATTTGAAGCCATGATGACGATGAAAAAAATCGATGTTGCCACTATCGAGGCTGCCATAAAAGGGTGAAGCAAATCGTTACCCTTACCAGAGTAGGCAAATTAATCCAAATTCCCCTACTCACTCTCCGAATAGACAGGAGACTGTATATCAGCTGATCCGCCGCAAGGTGGACTTTATCGAATAGCCAGGAGTCGCTTTTGGACATTGAAGATGCTCAGCGGGAGGTCAGATATCGATATTCGGGCGGCTTTTACGGCCAAGCGGTTTCCGGCATCCTTTGGTTGGCGTCCGCTAGCCTCGCATCCTTTGATGGTCCGCGCACGGCCATCGCGATGCTCGTCCTCGGCGGCTTCTTCATCTTTCCAATTACCGAGTTGCTTGTCCGTACGGTCGGCAACCGAATGAAACTCTCTACTCAAAATTCTTTGCCGCAACTGGGCATGCAGATCGCATTCACGCTCCCCTTATCCATGACTCTTTTGTTCCCGGTCTGTTCTCATCAGTTGAACTTGTTCTACCCGGCCCTGATGATCCTGTTAGGAGCTCACTATCTGCCGTTCGCATTTCTTTATGGGCTAAGGATGTTCGCGGTGCTCGGCGCATTG
The genomic region above belongs to Telmatocola sphagniphila and contains:
- a CDS encoding VOC family protein, which translates into the protein MHKPAKNTICLWYNGDVEEAAKFYAKTFPDSAVTAVHRAPSDYPAGKKGDVLTVEFTVLGIPCLGLNGGPGINHSEAFSFQISTENQEETDRYWNAIVGNGGQENDCGWCKDKWGLCWQITPAALVHGYTHPDAAVAKRVFEAMMTMKKIDVATIEAAIKG
- a CDS encoding DUF7010 family protein produces the protein MDIEDAQREVRYRYSGGFYGQAVSGILWLASASLASFDGPRTAIAMLVLGGFFIFPITELLVRTVGNRMKLSTQNSLPQLGMQIAFTLPLSMTLLFPVCSHQLNLFYPALMILLGAHYLPFAFLYGLRMFAVLGALLLGAGTIIALYFSTSFSLGGWYTGVVLLIFAVMGKWLVEGEKDPLPVEPSTKSVSGLIVK